A section of the Acipenser ruthenus chromosome 39, fAciRut3.2 maternal haplotype, whole genome shotgun sequence genome encodes:
- the LOC117397333 gene encoding pannexin-3-like: protein MSLAHSAAQYMLSDSLIPEGSGDSRLKALALELPLDRIIKFVSVGLPLLLVSMAFAREISFGPQITCFPPHNFTSKQAGYVDTYCWDSLIHHEFDSDGNFEEQSLWVHKMFPYSLLVMAVMMYMPALLWRLLVMPCLGADLLFIIDELDKSYNRSVRLAQSILELQQNSPDPASFAAELERAKRERYFEFPLLERYLQAKKHSYFLVCMLFLRSFLLLLFISAACLYLVYFHLSAFLQDEFSCFVKTGLLRDEPWVPELIQCKLTGLLVFQIVSVANGAVYLLLGPLIFLGLLRLFCWDRRFLSVYEVLPALGLGPNLGCPLNDLNVILLFLSANVSQLRSYSRLRAVCTLRGPRGQLRKTVIRSGSKGEEEENEEMEELEEREEEAREALKEGEHTLVDMMGVLAGMEGNGKTLKKQEPPPENLEFSNQHGCPELKEMPSCSYA from the exons ATGTCGCTCGCTCACTCTGCGGCGCAGTACATGCTGTCGGACTCTCTGATCCCGGAGGGGAGCGGGGACTCACGGCTCAAGGCACTGGCTCTGGAACTGCCCCTTGATCGGATCATCAAGTTCGTGTCTGTGGGGCTGCCCCTGCTGCTTGTGTCCATGGCCTTTGCAAGAGAAATCTCCTTCG GTCCTCAGATCACCTGTTTCCCCCCACACAACTTCACGTCAAAGCAGGCAGGCTATGTGGATACCTACTGCTGGGACTCCCTGATACACCATGAGTTTGACAGTGACGGCAACTTCGAGGAGCAATCGCTGTGGGTGCACAAG ATGTTCCCCTACTCCCTGCTGGTGATGGCAGTGATGATGTACATGCCCGCTCTGCTCTGGCGATTGCTGGTAATGCCATGTCTGGGGGCTGACCTGCTCTTCATCATCGACGAGCTCGATAAATCCTACAACCGCTCGGTGCGCCTGGCACAGTCCATCCTAGAGCTGCAGCAGAACAGTCCTGACCCTGCCAGCTTCGCAGCTGAGCTGGAGAG GGCGAAGCGAGAGCGCTACTTTGAGTTCCCTTTGCTGGAGCGCTACCTGCAGGCCAAAAAGCACTCCTATTTCCTGGTGTGCATGCTGTTCCTGCGCAGCTTCCTGctgctgctcttcatctccgctGCCTGCCTCTACCTCGTCTATTTCCACCTGTCTGCCTTCCTGCAGGACGAGTTCAGCTGCTTCGTCAAGACCGGCCTCCTGCGAGACGAGCCCTGGGTTCCTGAGCTGATCCAGTGCAAGCTCACCGGGCTGCTGGTCTTCCAGATCGTCAGTGTGGCCAATGGGGCCGTCTACCTGCTCCTCGGTCCCTTGATCTTCTTGGGTCTGCTTCGCCTCTTCTGCTGGGATCGCCGCTTCCTGTCTGTCTACGAGGTGCTTCCTGCCCTGGGCCTGGGGCCGAACCTGGGCTGCCCTCTCAATGACCTCAACGTTATACTGCTCTTCCTTAGCGCTAACGTCTCCCAGCTGCGTTCCTACAGCCGGCTCCGTGCCGTGTGCACCCTGAGGGGCCCGCGGGGCCAACTCCGAAAGACGGTTATCAGGAGCGGGAGcaaaggagaggaggaggagaatgaggagatggaggagctagaggagagagaggaggaggcgAGAGAGGCGCTGAAGGAAGGAGAACACACCCTGGTGGATATGATGGGCGTGCTGGCTGGGATGGAAGGGAACGGGAAGACTCTGAAGAAGCAGGAACCCCCACCAGAGAACCTGG AGTTCTCTAATCAGCATGGGTGCCCTGAGTTGAAGGAGATGCCGTCATGTAGTTATGCCTAA
- the LOC117397482 gene encoding homeobox protein PKNOX2-like isoform X1, producing the protein MMQHVSPAPALTMMATQSVPPPSYQESQQMTGTTQQTSKSQPVHIPASSAAGTTPVSVTLDPQAQLESDKRAVYRHPLFPLLALLFEKCEQATQGSECITSASFDVDIENFVHQQEQEHKPFFSEDPELDNLMVKAIQVLRIHLLELEKVNELCKDFCNRYITCLKTKMHSDNLLRSDLSGPYSPTHTTLSLQQDMHQSSTPSMTTISSALNPSGIIVPASALQQGSVAMTTINSSQVVSGGTLYQPVTMVTSQGQVLTQAIPQGTIQIQNAQLNLDLSSLLDSEDKKSKNKRGVLPKQATNIMRSWLFQHLMHPYPTEDEKRQIAGQTNLTLLQVNNWFINARRRILQPMLDASNPDPAPKAKKMKSQHRPTQRFWPDSIVAGVLQPQGAHSGNNADGSLLMDNLQPLSSDSATLAMQQAMLGGGGEDSLDGTEDEEEEEDEEEEEEEMEEEEEEEDEEDEEGGQRLHTTDVGELGLEHSDSLE; encoded by the exons ATGATGCAACATGTGTCCCCAGCACCAGCACTGACAATGATGGCCACACAGAGCGTCCCTCCCCCATCGTACCAGGAGAGCCAACAG ATGACAGGCACCACTCAGCAGACCTCCAAGTCCCAGCCGGTCCATATCCCAGCATCCTCGGCAGCAGGGACGACCCCCGTCAGTGTGACCCTTGACCCCCAGGCACAGCTGGAGTCGGACAAGCGTGCGGTGTACAG gcACCCCCTGTTCCCACTGCTGGCTCTGCTCTTTGAGAAGTGTGAGCAAGCCACGCAGGGCTCCGAGTGCATCACCTCGGCCAGCTTCGACGTGGACATTGAGAACTTCGTCCACCAGCAGGAGCAAGAACACAAGCCCTTCTTCAGTGAGGACCCCGAACTGGACAATCTG ATGGTGAAGGCGATCCAGGTGCTGCGTATCCAcctgctggagctggagaagGTGAACGAGCTCTGCAAGGACTTCTGTAACCGCTACATCACCTGCCTCAAGACCAAGATGCACAGCGACAACCTGCTGAGGAGCGACCTGTCAGGACCCTACTCCCCGACGCACACCACCCTCAGCCTGCAGCAG GACATGCACCAGAGCTCGACCCCCTCCATGACGACCATCTCCAGTGCGCTGAATCCCTCGGGAATCATTGTACCGGCGAGCGCGCTGCAGCAGGGCAGTGTCGCCATGACGACCATCAACTCCTCACAGGTGGTGTCAG GTGGGACCCTGTACCAGCCGGTTACTATGGTGACGTCACAGGGGCAGGTTTTGACCCAAGCCATCCCCCAGGGAACCATCCAGATCCAAAACGCACAG CTGAACCTGGATCTGTCTTCTCTTCTGGACAGTGAGGATAAGAAGTCAAAGAACAAGAGAGGAGTCCTCCCCAAACAAGCCACCAACATCATGCGATCATGGCTCTTCCAGCACCTCATG CACCCGTACCCCACGGAGGATGAGAAGAGACAAATCGCAGGGCAGACCAACCTAACTTTGCTGCAGGTCAACAACTG GTTCATCAATGCGAGGCGGCGGATCCTGCAGCCCATGCTGGACGCCAGTAACCCTGACCCCGCCCCCAAGGCCAAGAAGATGAAGTCACAGCACCGGCCCACCCAGCGATTCTGGCCGGACTCCATAGTGGCAGGGGTCCTCCAGCCACAAGGGGCGCACTCCGGCAACAACGCCGATG GTTCTTTGTTGATGGACAATCTGCAGCCCCTGTCCTCGGATTCAGCCACCCTTGCTATGCAGCAGGCCATGctgggagggggtggggaggaTTCGCTCGACGGCACagaggatgaggaggaagaggaagatgaggaggaagaggaagaggagatggaagaggaggaggaggaggaagatgaggaggacgAGGAGGGAGGGCAGCGGCTGCACACCACTGACGTGGGAGAGCTGGGCTTGGAGCACAGCGACTCCCTGGAgtga
- the LOC117397482 gene encoding homeobox protein PKNOX2-like isoform X2 yields the protein MMPPNQKRTSFAHPLFPLLALLFEKCEQATQGSECITSASFDVDIENFVHQQEQEHKPFFSEDPELDNLMVKAIQVLRIHLLELEKVNELCKDFCNRYITCLKTKMHSDNLLRSDLSGPYSPTHTTLSLQQDMHQSSTPSMTTISSALNPSGIIVPASALQQGSVAMTTINSSQVVSGGTLYQPVTMVTSQGQVLTQAIPQGTIQIQNAQLNLDLSSLLDSEDKKSKNKRGVLPKQATNIMRSWLFQHLMHPYPTEDEKRQIAGQTNLTLLQVNNWFINARRRILQPMLDASNPDPAPKAKKMKSQHRPTQRFWPDSIVAGVLQPQGAHSGNNADGSLLMDNLQPLSSDSATLAMQQAMLGGGGEDSLDGTEDEEEEEDEEEEEEEMEEEEEEEDEEDEEGGQRLHTTDVGELGLEHSDSLE from the exons ATGATGCCTCCGAATCAGAAGAGAACATCATTTGC gcACCCCCTGTTCCCACTGCTGGCTCTGCTCTTTGAGAAGTGTGAGCAAGCCACGCAGGGCTCCGAGTGCATCACCTCGGCCAGCTTCGACGTGGACATTGAGAACTTCGTCCACCAGCAGGAGCAAGAACACAAGCCCTTCTTCAGTGAGGACCCCGAACTGGACAATCTG ATGGTGAAGGCGATCCAGGTGCTGCGTATCCAcctgctggagctggagaagGTGAACGAGCTCTGCAAGGACTTCTGTAACCGCTACATCACCTGCCTCAAGACCAAGATGCACAGCGACAACCTGCTGAGGAGCGACCTGTCAGGACCCTACTCCCCGACGCACACCACCCTCAGCCTGCAGCAG GACATGCACCAGAGCTCGACCCCCTCCATGACGACCATCTCCAGTGCGCTGAATCCCTCGGGAATCATTGTACCGGCGAGCGCGCTGCAGCAGGGCAGTGTCGCCATGACGACCATCAACTCCTCACAGGTGGTGTCAG GTGGGACCCTGTACCAGCCGGTTACTATGGTGACGTCACAGGGGCAGGTTTTGACCCAAGCCATCCCCCAGGGAACCATCCAGATCCAAAACGCACAG CTGAACCTGGATCTGTCTTCTCTTCTGGACAGTGAGGATAAGAAGTCAAAGAACAAGAGAGGAGTCCTCCCCAAACAAGCCACCAACATCATGCGATCATGGCTCTTCCAGCACCTCATG CACCCGTACCCCACGGAGGATGAGAAGAGACAAATCGCAGGGCAGACCAACCTAACTTTGCTGCAGGTCAACAACTG GTTCATCAATGCGAGGCGGCGGATCCTGCAGCCCATGCTGGACGCCAGTAACCCTGACCCCGCCCCCAAGGCCAAGAAGATGAAGTCACAGCACCGGCCCACCCAGCGATTCTGGCCGGACTCCATAGTGGCAGGGGTCCTCCAGCCACAAGGGGCGCACTCCGGCAACAACGCCGATG GTTCTTTGTTGATGGACAATCTGCAGCCCCTGTCCTCGGATTCAGCCACCCTTGCTATGCAGCAGGCCATGctgggagggggtggggaggaTTCGCTCGACGGCACagaggatgaggaggaagaggaagatgaggaggaagaggaagaggagatggaagaggaggaggaggaggaagatgaggaggacgAGGAGGGAGGGCAGCGGCTGCACACCACTGACGTGGGAGAGCTGGGCTTGGAGCACAGCGACTCCCTGGAgtga
- the LOC117397478 gene encoding zinc finger protein 70-like, protein MEPVHIKEEVIDQECFDSPVSTERLSLQVKEAPPEPGSHPPGLKREPIEHDSASFAEDVTELGSVQLIEEIPHRGSDLCKEEDSDDMYTDGEDEGTVSFLMHNPQMETGPVRIRRLTEDLDRPVSSTAAIAALIADQDYDLFPCFQCKRPVTGKQCSQKGVKKRGRSKYADILLGARSENTRQPSLASQELTLPSEGAKIRNLRSARLSHTCRECGKSFGHSDTLRLHQLVHKVEGMHDCAACGKSLEKGSLKKTPAKLNKGGRHQCTEWRV, encoded by the exons ATGGAGCCTGTTCACATCAAAGAGGAGGTAATAGACCAGGAATGCTTTGATAGTCCGGTTTCTACAGAGCGGCTGTCCCTTCAGGTTAAAGAGGCCCCCCCTGAGCCAGGGTCCCACCCCCCTGGACTGAAACGCGAACCCATTGAACATGACTCTGCCAGCTTTGCAGAGGATGTCACTGAACTGGGCTCTGTCCAGCTCATCGAGGAGATTCCTCATCGGGGGTCTGATCTCTGTAAAGAGGAGGACTCGGACGACATGTACACAGATGGCGAAGACGAGGGCACCGTGTCGTTCCTCATGCACAACCCTCAGATGGAGACTGGTCCTGTCCGAATAAGACGTTTAACAGAAGACTTGGACAGACCTGTGTCTTCCACTGCTGCCATAGCAGCGT TGATTGCAGACCAGGATTATGACTTATTTCCATGTTTCCAGTGCAAAAGGCCGGTTACTGGGAAGCAGTGCAGTCAGAAGGGGGTGAAAAAGAGAGGTCGCTCAAAATATGCAGACATACTGTTGGGAGCACGGtcagaaaacacaagacagcctTCACTAGCATCGCAAGAACTGACTTTACCCTCGGAGGGGGCGAAGATTCGGAACTTGAGGAGCGCTCGGCTGTCCCATACCTGCCgagagtgtgggaagagtttcggtCACTCGGACACCCTCAGGCTGCACCAGCTGGTTCACAAAGTCGAGGGCATGCATGACTGCGCTGCGTGTGGGAAAAGCCTGGAGAAAGGAAGTcttaaaaaaacaccagcaaaatTAAACAAGGGGGGCAGGCATCAGTGTACTGAGTGGAGAGTTTGA